The Phragmites australis chromosome 1, lpPhrAust1.1, whole genome shotgun sequence genomic interval GGCCATGCACAGACCAATATAATCACCAACCTACAAGGTCTGCTTCTTGCAGGGTGGACCAACAGCAATGTGTGCCATATCTCTTTATTATTCTGTGGTACCACAACGCTATAAACACCAAAGGAGTTTGTGTTTTCCACTTCATCCATTGGAATCCCAAAGGACAGATATGGTGCAAACGAAGCGAGGCAACATGCCTTGAGTGGTTTATTCAGGGTACTGAGCTATTCGGCTGCCATTTAAGTGGTAACTTACAAGCTTCAAGGCTTGGTTGGGTAGCTGAAGGACATGTAAAAGAGAATATAAAGTCCTAGAATCTGTTGGGCATTTGTTGGGCTTAGCAGGGCCCACACTTTTGAGCCATCTTGTATGATACTGACTATAGGCATGAGGGGGTAAGGCAAGATATATGAGTGCAACTTCCCTCTTCTCACGCGCCAATGTTTGCATCACAATTGGATTACCACAGTACAATGACCATGGTGTAGAAGGTAATAAGCACAATATGATCATCCTTCCTCTGCGATTGAGTGTAGTTTTCCCAGTTCCCACTTTCAACTATGATGTTCACATTTCCTAGTGCCTACTGTAGCCTCAATTGTGTGGGAAAACATATTAAGTTGTGTACATCACAAAAGTAACATGCAAGAAGCGATGATGAGCAGACAATATAATGTGCAAAATGAAGGCCTGAGTAGTTAAATTTGAATGCAGCACTATTCAGCACAGATTGACAAGGACTGTGTAGCAAATTCCATTGCAGCCTGACTCTATTAAATGACCTTAATCAGGGTAGCATGCCAACTCCCTAATGCAGCAATTTAAGTCAAATTTTGTGATCTTGcagccctttttcttttctcacaGAAGCAATAGTGGTAAGATCATGTACTCTTTGATTTATACTCTAACCTACACAAGTTCTCATTTGCCATTTTCTGATCAATCAGACCAAAATGAAGCATATGTCTATAAGTCTGTTGTGCTTTCTACTACTCATATGAGAGAGCAATGAGGACATTGGCATGACGCATGCCAGAGTTGGTTGACCTATGTGAAAAAGATAACTATTGCTCGTCAGGGGAAGGATCAACCGTAGCTGAGCAATAGTAAGTAAGCAAAAAGTCAAATTTACATTGCTGGATCACGATTAGATGCCTAGCTAGCAATCGTCCGGCTACCATGTCGACGAGTTAAAGCTAAATGACTATTGAGGCCGATCCGATCACCCCATTACAGTAGTAAAGGCAAATACACACAAGTATAGCGTAGGGGCGAAACATGGATCTGATAAGGGGCAGAGACAGATCTGGGGAGGGGAGCCGGGATCTGACCAGAACTTGAACTCGGGGAGGCGCCTGATGAAGGGCTTGAACTCGTCGGATCCGCGGGTCGGGAGCGCGGgcccgtcggcggcggcggaagggtCGAGCTCGGGGTCGACCATGGGGGAGAGGAAGCCGATGAGGAGGTTGAGGAGGTAGATCCCGAGGCCGTAGGAGACGATGTAGAAGCCCTGTACCAGGTAGACGCGCAGCGCGTAGATGGCCGCGACGGCGAGCGTGCCGAGCCACCGCCCCGTGGCGTGCGGGGTGGAGCGGTCCAGGTAGTACTGGAACGCCCGCGACGCGTCGGTCCGCCACTtggccgctgccgctgccgcggcaccgccgccgccggagtcgccgccgccatccATCGGATCGCGTGGGTGGAACCCTAGCCTAGCCTGGGTCGGACGGaggggaaggaggggagcggAGGATGGCTGGGGACGACGAGACGAGTCGACTTTTTCTGGTTGGGTTTACTTGTTGCTTGGTTGGTTCGGTTCAAGGCGTCCATCTCTACAGGGACAGCATTTTTGTTGGATATTCTGTTGGTTTAAGGTGATGAGGCTAATATCTAACCGAGATGTCTAATATAGTACTATCTTACTCAAACAGgtgttattttagaaattttattttatttttaaccaACAGAATATCTAACTAAGATGTCTAATATAGTACTACCTTACTCAAACAGgtgtcattttagaaattttattttatttttaaatagatgttattttaattttttaatatagtgTTTTATTAGAGTGCCTATATTAAAGATTATTGGAAAGTGAAGTTTTAATTTAATAAGTGTGGTTGATTAATGGCTTATGTGTTATTGAATGTGGAAGAAATAGAGAGATGTAAACATACTACGTACGAAAGAATTTATTGTAATCATGTCCTATTGTCAAAGGCTAAAACGATATCTAAAAGAGAACAGATGTAGTactctcttttttgttttgcgTGTCGTAAACAATACACGCTAAATAACCTGCATATATGGCACATActtatctctcctacttaaaaaaaaaggtaagaATCCTTCCTCCC includes:
- the LOC133908493 gene encoding protein RER1A-like, with the translated sequence MDGGGDSGGGGAAAAAAAKWRTDASRAFQYYLDRSTPHATGRWLGTLAVAAIYALRVYLVQGFYIVSYGLGIYLLNLLIGFLSPMVDPELDPSAAADGPALPTRGSDEFKPFIRRLPEFKFWYAITKAFVIAFVMTFFSVFDVPVFWPILLCYWVVLFVLTMKRQIVHMIKYKYVPFSIGKQKYGGKKSGASSSSSKD